In Heliangelus exortis chromosome Z, bHelExo1.hap1, whole genome shotgun sequence, a genomic segment contains:
- the TMEM161B gene encoding transmembrane protein 161B isoform X2, with protein MGVIGVQLVVTMVMASVIQKIIPHYSLARWLLCSGSLRWYQHPTEDELRILAGKQRGKSKKDRKYNGHIENKPLTIPKDIDLHLETKSVTERDTIALHYFPEYQWLVDFTVAATVVYVVTEAYYSVVKPSQEMNISVVWCLLVLAFAVKVLFSLTTHYFKVEDGGERSVCVTFGFFFFVKAMAILIVTENYLEFGLESGFSNFSESAMQFLEKQGLESQTLLHINFLAPLFMVLLWVKPITKDYIMNPPLGKESVPLMSEDTFDTVRLWIIILLCALRLAMMRHHLQAYLNLAQKSVDQMKKEAGRISMVDLQKMVARVFYYLCVIALQYVAPLVMLLHTTLLLKTLGNYSWGVYPELNPDTPVDNSLLPSSVYAESPPADGKVNVTVVQITMALGSLKNIFTPLLFRGLLSFLTWWIAACLFSTSLFGLFYHQYLTVA; from the exons ttTAAGGTGGTATCAGCATCCTACTGAAGATGAACTACGGATTCTTGCAGGGAAACAAAGAGGGAAGAGCAAAAAAGATAG aaaatacaatGGTCATATTGAAAACAAACCCCTAACCATTCCAAAAGACATTGATCTTCATCTGGAAACAAAATCTGTGACTGAAAGGGACACTATTG CATTGCATTATTTTCCGGAATATCAGTGGTTGGTGGATTTCACTGTTGCAGCCACAGTTGTGTACGTGGTGACTGAAGCCTACTACAGCGTTGTGAAGCCCTCACAGGAAATGAATATCAGTGTAGTCTGGTGTCTGCTTGTCTTGGCTTTTGCAGT TAAGGTACTGTTTTCACTGACTACCCATTATTTCAAAGTAGAGGATGGAGGTGAGAGATCAGTCTGTGTCacctttggttttttcttctttgtgaaaGCAATGGCAATTCTCATTGTGACAGAAAACTACCTGGAGTTTGGACTGGAGTCAG GATTCTCGAATTTCTCAGAAAGTGCTATGCAGTTTCTTGAAAAGCAGGGTTTGGAATCCCA aacGTTGCTACATATAAACTTCTTGGCACCCTTATTTATGGTTCTACTGTGGGTAAAACCAATCACTAAGGACTACATTATGAACCCACCTCTGGGCAAAGAGAGTGTCCCTTT aatGTCTGAAGATACATTTGATACTGTGAGGTTGTGGATTATAATCCTGCTGTGTGCTTTACGGTTGGCAATGATGCGTCACCATCTACAAGCCTATCTCAATTTAGCCCAGAAGAGTGTGGATCAGATGAAAAAAGAAGCTGGCAGAATAAGTATGGTTGATTTACAGAAAATG GTGGCTCGAGTATTCTATTATCTGTGTGTAATTGCACTGCAGTATGTTGCACCATTGGTAATGCTCCTTCACACAACTCTGCTCCTGAAAACACTAG gTAATTATTCCTGGGGTGTCTACCCAGAACTGAATCCTGACACTCCAGTAGATAACAGTCTTCTTCCCAGTTCAGTCTATGCCGAGTCTCCACCTGCTGATGGAAAGGTGAATGTAACTGTAGTACAAATAACAATGGCTTTGGGAAGCCTAAAGAATATTTTCACTCCTCTCCTCTTCCGGGGACTCCTGTCTTTCCTCACCTGGTGGATTGCTGCTTGCCTCTTTTCTACGAGCCTTTTTGGGCTTTTCTATCACCAGTACCTAACTGTGGCATGA
- the TMEM161B gene encoding transmembrane protein 161B isoform X3, which produces MGVIGVQLVVTMVMASVIQKIIPHYSLARWLLCSGSLRWYQHPTEDELRILAGKQRGKSKKDRKYNGHIENKPLTIPKDIDLHLETKSVTERDTIALHYFPEYQWLVDFTVAATVVYVVTEAYYSVVKPSQEMNISVVWCLLVLAFAVKVLFSLTTHYFKVEDGGERSVCVTFGFFFFVKAMAILIVTENYLEFGLESGFSNFSESAMQFLEKQGLESQMSEDTFDTVRLWIIILLCALRLAMMRHHLQAYLNLAQKSVDQMKKEAGRISMVDLQKMVARVFYYLCVIALQYVAPLVMLLHTTLLLKTLGNYSWGVYPELNPDTPVDNSLLPSSVYAESPPADGKVNVTVVQITMALGSLKNIFTPLLFRGLLSFLTWWIAACLFSTSLFGLFYHQYLTVA; this is translated from the exons ttTAAGGTGGTATCAGCATCCTACTGAAGATGAACTACGGATTCTTGCAGGGAAACAAAGAGGGAAGAGCAAAAAAGATAG aaaatacaatGGTCATATTGAAAACAAACCCCTAACCATTCCAAAAGACATTGATCTTCATCTGGAAACAAAATCTGTGACTGAAAGGGACACTATTG CATTGCATTATTTTCCGGAATATCAGTGGTTGGTGGATTTCACTGTTGCAGCCACAGTTGTGTACGTGGTGACTGAAGCCTACTACAGCGTTGTGAAGCCCTCACAGGAAATGAATATCAGTGTAGTCTGGTGTCTGCTTGTCTTGGCTTTTGCAGT TAAGGTACTGTTTTCACTGACTACCCATTATTTCAAAGTAGAGGATGGAGGTGAGAGATCAGTCTGTGTCacctttggttttttcttctttgtgaaaGCAATGGCAATTCTCATTGTGACAGAAAACTACCTGGAGTTTGGACTGGAGTCAG GATTCTCGAATTTCTCAGAAAGTGCTATGCAGTTTCTTGAAAAGCAGGGTTTGGAATCCCA aatGTCTGAAGATACATTTGATACTGTGAGGTTGTGGATTATAATCCTGCTGTGTGCTTTACGGTTGGCAATGATGCGTCACCATCTACAAGCCTATCTCAATTTAGCCCAGAAGAGTGTGGATCAGATGAAAAAAGAAGCTGGCAGAATAAGTATGGTTGATTTACAGAAAATG GTGGCTCGAGTATTCTATTATCTGTGTGTAATTGCACTGCAGTATGTTGCACCATTGGTAATGCTCCTTCACACAACTCTGCTCCTGAAAACACTAG gTAATTATTCCTGGGGTGTCTACCCAGAACTGAATCCTGACACTCCAGTAGATAACAGTCTTCTTCCCAGTTCAGTCTATGCCGAGTCTCCACCTGCTGATGGAAAGGTGAATGTAACTGTAGTACAAATAACAATGGCTTTGGGAAGCCTAAAGAATATTTTCACTCCTCTCCTCTTCCGGGGACTCCTGTCTTTCCTCACCTGGTGGATTGCTGCTTGCCTCTTTTCTACGAGCCTTTTTGGGCTTTTCTATCACCAGTACCTAACTGTGGCATGA
- the TMEM161B gene encoding transmembrane protein 161B isoform X1 → MGVIGVQLVVTMVMASVIQKIIPHYSLARWLLCSGSLRWYQHPTEDELRILAGKQRGKSKKDRKYNGHIENKPLTIPKDIDLHLETKSVTERDTIALHYFPEYQWLVDFTVAATVVYVVTEAYYSVVKPSQEMNISVVWCLLVLAFAVKVLFSLTTHYFKVEDGGERSVCVTFGFFFFVKAMAILIVTENYLEFGLESGFSNFSESAMQFLEKQGLESQGPVSKLTFKLFLAVLCSLIGAFLTFPGLRLAQMHLDALNLATEKITQTLLHINFLAPLFMVLLWVKPITKDYIMNPPLGKESVPLMSEDTFDTVRLWIIILLCALRLAMMRHHLQAYLNLAQKSVDQMKKEAGRISMVDLQKMVARVFYYLCVIALQYVAPLVMLLHTTLLLKTLGNYSWGVYPELNPDTPVDNSLLPSSVYAESPPADGKVNVTVVQITMALGSLKNIFTPLLFRGLLSFLTWWIAACLFSTSLFGLFYHQYLTVA, encoded by the exons ttTAAGGTGGTATCAGCATCCTACTGAAGATGAACTACGGATTCTTGCAGGGAAACAAAGAGGGAAGAGCAAAAAAGATAG aaaatacaatGGTCATATTGAAAACAAACCCCTAACCATTCCAAAAGACATTGATCTTCATCTGGAAACAAAATCTGTGACTGAAAGGGACACTATTG CATTGCATTATTTTCCGGAATATCAGTGGTTGGTGGATTTCACTGTTGCAGCCACAGTTGTGTACGTGGTGACTGAAGCCTACTACAGCGTTGTGAAGCCCTCACAGGAAATGAATATCAGTGTAGTCTGGTGTCTGCTTGTCTTGGCTTTTGCAGT TAAGGTACTGTTTTCACTGACTACCCATTATTTCAAAGTAGAGGATGGAGGTGAGAGATCAGTCTGTGTCacctttggttttttcttctttgtgaaaGCAATGGCAATTCTCATTGTGACAGAAAACTACCTGGAGTTTGGACTGGAGTCAG GATTCTCGAATTTCTCAGAAAGTGCTATGCAGTTTCTTGAAAAGCAGGGTTTGGAATCCCA ggGTCCTGTGTCTAAACTAACCTTCAAATTGTTCCTGGCTGTTCTGTGTTCACTTATTGGTGCTTTTTTGACATTCCCTGGCTTGCGACTGGCTCAAATGCATCTGGATGCTCTGAATttagcaacagaaaaaataacaca aacGTTGCTACATATAAACTTCTTGGCACCCTTATTTATGGTTCTACTGTGGGTAAAACCAATCACTAAGGACTACATTATGAACCCACCTCTGGGCAAAGAGAGTGTCCCTTT aatGTCTGAAGATACATTTGATACTGTGAGGTTGTGGATTATAATCCTGCTGTGTGCTTTACGGTTGGCAATGATGCGTCACCATCTACAAGCCTATCTCAATTTAGCCCAGAAGAGTGTGGATCAGATGAAAAAAGAAGCTGGCAGAATAAGTATGGTTGATTTACAGAAAATG GTGGCTCGAGTATTCTATTATCTGTGTGTAATTGCACTGCAGTATGTTGCACCATTGGTAATGCTCCTTCACACAACTCTGCTCCTGAAAACACTAG gTAATTATTCCTGGGGTGTCTACCCAGAACTGAATCCTGACACTCCAGTAGATAACAGTCTTCTTCCCAGTTCAGTCTATGCCGAGTCTCCACCTGCTGATGGAAAGGTGAATGTAACTGTAGTACAAATAACAATGGCTTTGGGAAGCCTAAAGAATATTTTCACTCCTCTCCTCTTCCGGGGACTCCTGTCTTTCCTCACCTGGTGGATTGCTGCTTGCCTCTTTTCTACGAGCCTTTTTGGGCTTTTCTATCACCAGTACCTAACTGTGGCATGA